In Gammaproteobacteria bacterium, one genomic interval encodes:
- the folB gene encoding dihydroneopterin aldolase: MSDVVLIEDLTVECIVGLYEWEQQLPRKLVIGLELGVDNRRAAASDAMQDSVDYGAVCECVTAICKATHYRLIETLAEHIARELLAGYPLLGSVQLTIRKPGAVSVARNVGIRIRRER; this comes from the coding sequence ATGAGCGATGTCGTACTGATCGAGGACCTGACGGTCGAATGCATCGTCGGTCTCTACGAATGGGAGCAGCAGCTGCCGCGCAAGCTGGTGATCGGCCTGGAACTGGGTGTCGACAATCGGCGCGCCGCCGCCAGCGATGCGATGCAGGACAGCGTGGACTACGGTGCTGTGTGCGAATGCGTCACCGCGATCTGCAAGGCCACGCACTACCGTCTGATCGAAACCCTGGCCGAACACATCGCGCGCGAACTGCTGGCCGGGTATCCGCTGCTGGGCTCGGTACAACTGACGATCCGCAAGCCCGGCGCGGTTTCGGTGGCACGCAATGTCGGCATCCGTATCCGCCGCGAGCGGTGA
- a CDS encoding transposase produces the protein KLFWDEIESAFRQVLRIAAGMKLVKFGVVSLDGTKIKANASKHSALSYGHAQKLETQIQAEIAELKRRAEAAEGLPDDLSLPAELQRREDRLEAIRKAKADIEARAAQRDAPAQAEYEAKVQAREVQRQQGKKPKGKEPQPPQSGPKDRDQINLTDPESRILPAGSDFVQGYNAQAAVDAASMLILAYDCVQATNDKQQLTPMLDPLKALPQQIGLDKDTPIQLAADTGYFSEANVQACEAAQIKPLIASKRESHSGWLDRRLASPPVMPNHPTALDRMRDRLATPEGKADYGLRKCTVEPTFGIIKQVMRFRQFLVRGLKNVQAEWGLVCLAFNLKRMAVLSG, from the coding sequence CAAGCTGTTCTGGGACGAGATCGAATCGGCGTTCCGGCAGGTGCTGCGGATTGCGGCCGGGATGAAGCTGGTGAAGTTTGGCGTGGTGAGCCTGGACGGCACCAAGATCAAGGCCAATGCGTCGAAGCACTCGGCGCTGTCCTATGGCCATGCGCAGAAGCTGGAAACGCAGATCCAAGCCGAGATCGCGGAATTGAAACGTCGGGCCGAAGCGGCGGAAGGCCTGCCGGATGACCTGTCGCTACCGGCGGAGTTGCAGCGCCGGGAGGACCGGCTCGAGGCGATCCGCAAGGCCAAAGCCGACATCGAAGCCCGAGCGGCGCAACGAGATGCGCCAGCCCAGGCCGAATACGAAGCCAAGGTCCAGGCGCGCGAGGTCCAACGCCAGCAGGGAAAAAAGCCCAAAGGCAAAGAACCCCAACCGCCACAGAGCGGCCCCAAGGACCGCGACCAGATCAACCTCACCGATCCCGAATCGCGGATTCTGCCGGCGGGTTCGGACTTCGTGCAGGGCTACAACGCTCAGGCCGCGGTGGATGCCGCCTCGATGCTGATCCTGGCCTACGACTGCGTGCAGGCGACCAACGACAAGCAGCAGCTCACACCGATGCTCGATCCGCTCAAGGCGCTGCCGCAGCAGATCGGCTTGGACAAAGACACGCCGATCCAACTTGCTGCCGATACCGGCTACTTCAGTGAGGCCAACGTCCAAGCCTGTGAAGCTGCCCAGATCAAGCCGCTGATTGCGAGCAAACGTGAATCGCATTCGGGCTGGCTGGATCGGCGCTTGGCATCGCCCCCGGTAATGCCGAACCATCCCACGGCCTTGGACCGGATGCGCGATCGCTTGGCCACGCCTGAAGGCAAGGCCGACTACGGTTTGCGCAAATGCACGGTCGAACCCACCTTCGGCATCATCAAACAGGTGATGCGCTTCCGACAATTTCTGGTGCGGGGCCTCAAGAACGTCCAAGCCGAATGGGGATTGGTGTGCCTGGCGTTCAACCTGAAGCGGATGGCGGTCTTGAGTGGATGA